A section of the Salvelinus alpinus chromosome 36, SLU_Salpinus.1, whole genome shotgun sequence genome encodes:
- the LOC139565346 gene encoding chromobox protein homolog 8-like isoform X7 has translation MELSSIGEQVFAVESITKKRVRKGNVEYLLKWQGWPPNTLTGELATTVRHLVHFRNVKSPSRSSVNPIPHASKTEGYSTWEPEDHILDPRLVLAYEEKEEKDRALAYRRKGLRPRRLVLRSSLLLQNIYAMDLRSAHKVPDTPRLRLSLTRSMGSELDQGSLPYRAGEGGSVYRRLARRKNKQRVSKPVSDNNSLQPLTRIQDPMEHEWQGAEERPESELTTDTRENSLFRHSRSECSSPMMEQEVESTTDRVESCGSALGSGDETLGGGALLTVTGAGYSSDGGTSETGQEQMDRTDQSESCVSAEGPKYLNISNRLVDSATEVELGTDTLIDKVERLGTANAIERVEGLGTDYFIDRVEEMGTHILIDRDSTSVVDVGDETVSDGSVVCTDVEVAEEVVENDTKQQGEEVVTQCPDSSGTEVNPGKVIVTDVTINSLTVTFKEALAAEGFFKG, from the exons ATGGAACTGTCATCTATAGGCGAACAAGTGTTTGCAGTTGAATCAATAACCAAGAAGAGAGTCAGAAAG GGTAATGTGGAATACTTACTGAAGTGGCAGGGATGGCCACCAAA TACACTGACAGGAGAACTGGCAACCACCGTACGCCATTTGGTGCATTTTCGTAATGTGAAGAGTCCGTCCAGATCCAGCGTTAATCCGATTCCGCACGCATCTAAAACTGAAGG GTACAGCACCTGGGAACCAGAGGACCACATACTGGACCCACGCCTGGTGCTGGCTTATGAAGAGAA GGAGGAGAAGGACCGAGCCCTGGCATACCGCAGGAAAGGACTCAGACCACGGAGACTTGTCTTACGG TCTTCTCTTCTCCTACAGAATATCTATGCCATGGACCTCCGTAGTGCACACAAAGTCCCAGATACCCCTCGTCTGCGCCTCTCCCTTACCCGCTCCATGGGCTCCGAGCTGGACCAGGGCAGTCTGCCATACAGggcgggggagggagggagcgtctACCGCCGCCTGGCAAGACGCAAGAACAAGCAGAGGGTGTCCAAACCTGTGTCTGACAACAATTCCCTTCAACCACTGACCCGCATACAGGACCCCATGGAGCATGAATGGCAAGGCGCAGAGGAGAGACCGGAATCAGAGTTAACCACAGACACACGTGAAAACAGTCTATTCA gGCATAGCCGGTCAGAGTGCAGCTCTCCCATGATGGAGCAGGAGGTGGAGTCGACGACTGACAGAGTGGAGAGTTGTGGTTCCGCACTGGGCTCTGGAGATGAGACATTGGGGGGTGGGGCCTTGTTGACGGTGACAGGGGCAGGGTACAGCTCAGACGGTGGGACCTCTGAAACTGGACAGGAACAAATGGATAGGACTGACCAATCAGAGAGCTGTGTTTCTGCAGAGGGACCAAAATACCTTAACATTAGCAATAGGTTAGTGGACAGTGCCACAGAAGTGGAATTGGGGACAGATACCTTGATTGACAAGGTAGAAAGGTTAGGCACAGCTAATGCTATTGAGAGGGTAGAGGGGTTGGGGACAGATTATTTTATTGACagggtagaggagatggggaCACATATTCTGATTGACAGGGATAGCACTTCAGTGGTGGATGTTGGAGATGAAACCGTGTCTGATGGTTCAGTGGTCTGTACCGATGTTGAGGTTGCCGAGGAAGTGGTGGAGAATGACACAAAACAGCAAGGTGAAGAGGTTGTGACACAGTGTCCAGACAGTAGTGGCACAGAAGTGAATCCTGGCAAAGTGATTGTGACCGATGTGACTATCAACTCTTTGACCGTAACTTTCAAAGAGGCCTTGGCAGCTGAAGGGTTTTTTAAGGGCTGA
- the LOC139565346 gene encoding chromobox protein homolog 8-like isoform X11 — protein MELSSIGEQVFAVESITKKRVRKGNVEYLLKWQGWPPKYSTWEPEDHILDPRLVLAYEEKEEKDRALAYRRKGLRPRRLVLRNIYAMDLRSAHKVPDTPRLRLSLTRSMGSELDQGSLPYRAGEGGSVYRRLARRKNKQRVSKPVSDNNSLQPLTRIQDPMEHEWQGAEERPESELTTDTRHSRSECSSPMMEQEVESTTDRVESCGSALGSGDETLGGGALLTVTGAGYSSDGGTSETGQEQMDRTDQSESCVSAEGPKYLNISNRLVDSATEVELGTDTLIDKVERLGTANAIERVEGLGTDYFIDRVEEMGTHILIDRDSTSVVDVGDETVSDGSVVCTDVEVAEEVVENDTKQQGEEVVTQCPDSSGTEVNPGKVIVTDVTINSLTVTFKEALAAEGFFKG, from the exons ATGGAACTGTCATCTATAGGCGAACAAGTGTTTGCAGTTGAATCAATAACCAAGAAGAGAGTCAGAAAG GGTAATGTGGAATACTTACTGAAGTGGCAGGGATGGCCACCAAA GTACAGCACCTGGGAACCAGAGGACCACATACTGGACCCACGCCTGGTGCTGGCTTATGAAGAGAA GGAGGAGAAGGACCGAGCCCTGGCATACCGCAGGAAAGGACTCAGACCACGGAGACTTGTCTTACGG AATATCTATGCCATGGACCTCCGTAGTGCACACAAAGTCCCAGATACCCCTCGTCTGCGCCTCTCCCTTACCCGCTCCATGGGCTCCGAGCTGGACCAGGGCAGTCTGCCATACAGggcgggggagggagggagcgtctACCGCCGCCTGGCAAGACGCAAGAACAAGCAGAGGGTGTCCAAACCTGTGTCTGACAACAATTCCCTTCAACCACTGACCCGCATACAGGACCCCATGGAGCATGAATGGCAAGGCGCAGAGGAGAGACCGGAATCAGAGTTAACCACAGACACAC gGCATAGCCGGTCAGAGTGCAGCTCTCCCATGATGGAGCAGGAGGTGGAGTCGACGACTGACAGAGTGGAGAGTTGTGGTTCCGCACTGGGCTCTGGAGATGAGACATTGGGGGGTGGGGCCTTGTTGACGGTGACAGGGGCAGGGTACAGCTCAGACGGTGGGACCTCTGAAACTGGACAGGAACAAATGGATAGGACTGACCAATCAGAGAGCTGTGTTTCTGCAGAGGGACCAAAATACCTTAACATTAGCAATAGGTTAGTGGACAGTGCCACAGAAGTGGAATTGGGGACAGATACCTTGATTGACAAGGTAGAAAGGTTAGGCACAGCTAATGCTATTGAGAGGGTAGAGGGGTTGGGGACAGATTATTTTATTGACagggtagaggagatggggaCACATATTCTGATTGACAGGGATAGCACTTCAGTGGTGGATGTTGGAGATGAAACCGTGTCTGATGGTTCAGTGGTCTGTACCGATGTTGAGGTTGCCGAGGAAGTGGTGGAGAATGACACAAAACAGCAAGGTGAAGAGGTTGTGACACAGTGTCCAGACAGTAGTGGCACAGAAGTGAATCCTGGCAAAGTGATTGTGACCGATGTGACTATCAACTCTTTGACCGTAACTTTCAAAGAGGCCTTGGCAGCTGAAGGGTTTTTTAAGGGCTGA
- the LOC139565346 gene encoding chromobox protein homolog 8-like isoform X8 — MELSSIGEQVFAVESITKKRVRKGNVEYLLKWQGWPPKYSTWEPEDHILDPRLVLAYEEKEEKDRALAYRRKGLRPRRLVLRSSLLLQNIYAMDLRSAHKVPDTPRLRLSLTRSMGSELDQGSLPYRAGEGGSVYRRLARRKNKQRVSKPVSDNNSLQPLTRIQDPMEHEWQGAEERPESELTTDTRENSLFRHSRSECSSPMMEQEVESTTDRVESCGSALGSGDETLGGGALLTVTGAGYSSDGGTSETGQEQMDRTDQSESCVSAEGPKYLNISNRLVDSATEVELGTDTLIDKVERLGTANAIERVEGLGTDYFIDRVEEMGTHILIDRDSTSVVDVGDETVSDGSVVCTDVEVAEEVVENDTKQQGEEVVTQCPDSSGTEVNPGKVIVTDVTINSLTVTFKEALAAEGFFKG, encoded by the exons ATGGAACTGTCATCTATAGGCGAACAAGTGTTTGCAGTTGAATCAATAACCAAGAAGAGAGTCAGAAAG GGTAATGTGGAATACTTACTGAAGTGGCAGGGATGGCCACCAAA GTACAGCACCTGGGAACCAGAGGACCACATACTGGACCCACGCCTGGTGCTGGCTTATGAAGAGAA GGAGGAGAAGGACCGAGCCCTGGCATACCGCAGGAAAGGACTCAGACCACGGAGACTTGTCTTACGG TCTTCTCTTCTCCTACAGAATATCTATGCCATGGACCTCCGTAGTGCACACAAAGTCCCAGATACCCCTCGTCTGCGCCTCTCCCTTACCCGCTCCATGGGCTCCGAGCTGGACCAGGGCAGTCTGCCATACAGggcgggggagggagggagcgtctACCGCCGCCTGGCAAGACGCAAGAACAAGCAGAGGGTGTCCAAACCTGTGTCTGACAACAATTCCCTTCAACCACTGACCCGCATACAGGACCCCATGGAGCATGAATGGCAAGGCGCAGAGGAGAGACCGGAATCAGAGTTAACCACAGACACACGTGAAAACAGTCTATTCA gGCATAGCCGGTCAGAGTGCAGCTCTCCCATGATGGAGCAGGAGGTGGAGTCGACGACTGACAGAGTGGAGAGTTGTGGTTCCGCACTGGGCTCTGGAGATGAGACATTGGGGGGTGGGGCCTTGTTGACGGTGACAGGGGCAGGGTACAGCTCAGACGGTGGGACCTCTGAAACTGGACAGGAACAAATGGATAGGACTGACCAATCAGAGAGCTGTGTTTCTGCAGAGGGACCAAAATACCTTAACATTAGCAATAGGTTAGTGGACAGTGCCACAGAAGTGGAATTGGGGACAGATACCTTGATTGACAAGGTAGAAAGGTTAGGCACAGCTAATGCTATTGAGAGGGTAGAGGGGTTGGGGACAGATTATTTTATTGACagggtagaggagatggggaCACATATTCTGATTGACAGGGATAGCACTTCAGTGGTGGATGTTGGAGATGAAACCGTGTCTGATGGTTCAGTGGTCTGTACCGATGTTGAGGTTGCCGAGGAAGTGGTGGAGAATGACACAAAACAGCAAGGTGAAGAGGTTGTGACACAGTGTCCAGACAGTAGTGGCACAGAAGTGAATCCTGGCAAAGTGATTGTGACCGATGTGACTATCAACTCTTTGACCGTAACTTTCAAAGAGGCCTTGGCAGCTGAAGGGTTTTTTAAGGGCTGA
- the LOC139565346 gene encoding chromobox protein homolog 8-like isoform X9 — MELSSIGEQVFAVESITKKRVRKGNVEYLLKWQGWPPKYSTWEPEDHILDPRLVLAYEEKEEKDRALAYRRKGLRPRRLVLRNIYAMDLRSAHKVPDTPRLRLSLTRSMGSELDQGSLPYRAGEGGSVYRRLARRKNKQRVSKPVSDNNSLQPLTRIQDPMEHEWQGAEERPESELTTDTRENSLFRHSRSECSSPMMEQEVESTTDRVESCGSALGSGDETLGGGALLTVTGAGYSSDGGTSETGQEQMDRTDQSESCVSAEGPKYLNISNRLVDSATEVELGTDTLIDKVERLGTANAIERVEGLGTDYFIDRVEEMGTHILIDRDSTSVVDVGDETVSDGSVVCTDVEVAEEVVENDTKQQGEEVVTQCPDSSGTEVNPGKVIVTDVTINSLTVTFKEALAAEGFFKG, encoded by the exons ATGGAACTGTCATCTATAGGCGAACAAGTGTTTGCAGTTGAATCAATAACCAAGAAGAGAGTCAGAAAG GGTAATGTGGAATACTTACTGAAGTGGCAGGGATGGCCACCAAA GTACAGCACCTGGGAACCAGAGGACCACATACTGGACCCACGCCTGGTGCTGGCTTATGAAGAGAA GGAGGAGAAGGACCGAGCCCTGGCATACCGCAGGAAAGGACTCAGACCACGGAGACTTGTCTTACGG AATATCTATGCCATGGACCTCCGTAGTGCACACAAAGTCCCAGATACCCCTCGTCTGCGCCTCTCCCTTACCCGCTCCATGGGCTCCGAGCTGGACCAGGGCAGTCTGCCATACAGggcgggggagggagggagcgtctACCGCCGCCTGGCAAGACGCAAGAACAAGCAGAGGGTGTCCAAACCTGTGTCTGACAACAATTCCCTTCAACCACTGACCCGCATACAGGACCCCATGGAGCATGAATGGCAAGGCGCAGAGGAGAGACCGGAATCAGAGTTAACCACAGACACACGTGAAAACAGTCTATTCA gGCATAGCCGGTCAGAGTGCAGCTCTCCCATGATGGAGCAGGAGGTGGAGTCGACGACTGACAGAGTGGAGAGTTGTGGTTCCGCACTGGGCTCTGGAGATGAGACATTGGGGGGTGGGGCCTTGTTGACGGTGACAGGGGCAGGGTACAGCTCAGACGGTGGGACCTCTGAAACTGGACAGGAACAAATGGATAGGACTGACCAATCAGAGAGCTGTGTTTCTGCAGAGGGACCAAAATACCTTAACATTAGCAATAGGTTAGTGGACAGTGCCACAGAAGTGGAATTGGGGACAGATACCTTGATTGACAAGGTAGAAAGGTTAGGCACAGCTAATGCTATTGAGAGGGTAGAGGGGTTGGGGACAGATTATTTTATTGACagggtagaggagatggggaCACATATTCTGATTGACAGGGATAGCACTTCAGTGGTGGATGTTGGAGATGAAACCGTGTCTGATGGTTCAGTGGTCTGTACCGATGTTGAGGTTGCCGAGGAAGTGGTGGAGAATGACACAAAACAGCAAGGTGAAGAGGTTGTGACACAGTGTCCAGACAGTAGTGGCACAGAAGTGAATCCTGGCAAAGTGATTGTGACCGATGTGACTATCAACTCTTTGACCGTAACTTTCAAAGAGGCCTTGGCAGCTGAAGGGTTTTTTAAGGGCTGA
- the LOC139565346 gene encoding chromobox protein homolog 8-like isoform X10 yields MELSSIGEQVFAVESITKKRVRKGNVEYLLKWQGWPPKYSTWEPEDHILDPRLVLAYEEKEEKDRALAYRRKGLRPRRLVLRSSLLLQNIYAMDLRSAHKVPDTPRLRLSLTRSMGSELDQGSLPYRAGEGGSVYRRLARRKNKQRVSKPVSDNNSLQPLTRIQDPMEHEWQGAEERPESELTTDTRHSRSECSSPMMEQEVESTTDRVESCGSALGSGDETLGGGALLTVTGAGYSSDGGTSETGQEQMDRTDQSESCVSAEGPKYLNISNRLVDSATEVELGTDTLIDKVERLGTANAIERVEGLGTDYFIDRVEEMGTHILIDRDSTSVVDVGDETVSDGSVVCTDVEVAEEVVENDTKQQGEEVVTQCPDSSGTEVNPGKVIVTDVTINSLTVTFKEALAAEGFFKG; encoded by the exons ATGGAACTGTCATCTATAGGCGAACAAGTGTTTGCAGTTGAATCAATAACCAAGAAGAGAGTCAGAAAG GGTAATGTGGAATACTTACTGAAGTGGCAGGGATGGCCACCAAA GTACAGCACCTGGGAACCAGAGGACCACATACTGGACCCACGCCTGGTGCTGGCTTATGAAGAGAA GGAGGAGAAGGACCGAGCCCTGGCATACCGCAGGAAAGGACTCAGACCACGGAGACTTGTCTTACGG TCTTCTCTTCTCCTACAGAATATCTATGCCATGGACCTCCGTAGTGCACACAAAGTCCCAGATACCCCTCGTCTGCGCCTCTCCCTTACCCGCTCCATGGGCTCCGAGCTGGACCAGGGCAGTCTGCCATACAGggcgggggagggagggagcgtctACCGCCGCCTGGCAAGACGCAAGAACAAGCAGAGGGTGTCCAAACCTGTGTCTGACAACAATTCCCTTCAACCACTGACCCGCATACAGGACCCCATGGAGCATGAATGGCAAGGCGCAGAGGAGAGACCGGAATCAGAGTTAACCACAGACACAC gGCATAGCCGGTCAGAGTGCAGCTCTCCCATGATGGAGCAGGAGGTGGAGTCGACGACTGACAGAGTGGAGAGTTGTGGTTCCGCACTGGGCTCTGGAGATGAGACATTGGGGGGTGGGGCCTTGTTGACGGTGACAGGGGCAGGGTACAGCTCAGACGGTGGGACCTCTGAAACTGGACAGGAACAAATGGATAGGACTGACCAATCAGAGAGCTGTGTTTCTGCAGAGGGACCAAAATACCTTAACATTAGCAATAGGTTAGTGGACAGTGCCACAGAAGTGGAATTGGGGACAGATACCTTGATTGACAAGGTAGAAAGGTTAGGCACAGCTAATGCTATTGAGAGGGTAGAGGGGTTGGGGACAGATTATTTTATTGACagggtagaggagatggggaCACATATTCTGATTGACAGGGATAGCACTTCAGTGGTGGATGTTGGAGATGAAACCGTGTCTGATGGTTCAGTGGTCTGTACCGATGTTGAGGTTGCCGAGGAAGTGGTGGAGAATGACACAAAACAGCAAGGTGAAGAGGTTGTGACACAGTGTCCAGACAGTAGTGGCACAGAAGTGAATCCTGGCAAAGTGATTGTGACCGATGTGACTATCAACTCTTTGACCGTAACTTTCAAAGAGGCCTTGGCAGCTGAAGGGTTTTTTAAGGGCTGA
- the LOC139565346 gene encoding chromobox protein homolog 8-like isoform X1: protein MDWGIWGNVEYLLKWQGWPPNTLTGELATTVRHLVHFRNVKSPSRSSVNPIPHASKTEGYSTWEPEDHILDPRLVLAYEEKEEKDRALAYRRKGLRPRRLVLRSSLLLQNIYAMDLRSAHKVPDTPRLRLSLTRSMGSELDQGSLPYRAGEGGSVYRRLARRKNKQRVSKPVSDNNSLQPLTRIQDPMEHEWQGAEERPESELTTDTRENSLFRHSRSECSSPMMEQEVESTTDRVESCGSALGSGDETLGGGALLTVTGAGYSSDGGTSETGQEQMDRTDQSESCVSAEGPKYLNISNRLVDSATEVELGTDTLIDKVERLGTANAIERVEGLGTDYFIDRVEEMGTHILIDRDSTSVVDVGDETVSDGSVVCTDVEVAEEVVENDTKQQGEEVVTQCPDSSGTEVNPGKVIVTDVTINSLTVTFKEALAAEGFFKG from the exons ATGGATTGGGGTATCTGG GGTAATGTGGAATACTTACTGAAGTGGCAGGGATGGCCACCAAA TACACTGACAGGAGAACTGGCAACCACCGTACGCCATTTGGTGCATTTTCGTAATGTGAAGAGTCCGTCCAGATCCAGCGTTAATCCGATTCCGCACGCATCTAAAACTGAAGG GTACAGCACCTGGGAACCAGAGGACCACATACTGGACCCACGCCTGGTGCTGGCTTATGAAGAGAA GGAGGAGAAGGACCGAGCCCTGGCATACCGCAGGAAAGGACTCAGACCACGGAGACTTGTCTTACGG TCTTCTCTTCTCCTACAGAATATCTATGCCATGGACCTCCGTAGTGCACACAAAGTCCCAGATACCCCTCGTCTGCGCCTCTCCCTTACCCGCTCCATGGGCTCCGAGCTGGACCAGGGCAGTCTGCCATACAGggcgggggagggagggagcgtctACCGCCGCCTGGCAAGACGCAAGAACAAGCAGAGGGTGTCCAAACCTGTGTCTGACAACAATTCCCTTCAACCACTGACCCGCATACAGGACCCCATGGAGCATGAATGGCAAGGCGCAGAGGAGAGACCGGAATCAGAGTTAACCACAGACACACGTGAAAACAGTCTATTCA gGCATAGCCGGTCAGAGTGCAGCTCTCCCATGATGGAGCAGGAGGTGGAGTCGACGACTGACAGAGTGGAGAGTTGTGGTTCCGCACTGGGCTCTGGAGATGAGACATTGGGGGGTGGGGCCTTGTTGACGGTGACAGGGGCAGGGTACAGCTCAGACGGTGGGACCTCTGAAACTGGACAGGAACAAATGGATAGGACTGACCAATCAGAGAGCTGTGTTTCTGCAGAGGGACCAAAATACCTTAACATTAGCAATAGGTTAGTGGACAGTGCCACAGAAGTGGAATTGGGGACAGATACCTTGATTGACAAGGTAGAAAGGTTAGGCACAGCTAATGCTATTGAGAGGGTAGAGGGGTTGGGGACAGATTATTTTATTGACagggtagaggagatggggaCACATATTCTGATTGACAGGGATAGCACTTCAGTGGTGGATGTTGGAGATGAAACCGTGTCTGATGGTTCAGTGGTCTGTACCGATGTTGAGGTTGCCGAGGAAGTGGTGGAGAATGACACAAAACAGCAAGGTGAAGAGGTTGTGACACAGTGTCCAGACAGTAGTGGCACAGAAGTGAATCCTGGCAAAGTGATTGTGACCGATGTGACTATCAACTCTTTGACCGTAACTTTCAAAGAGGCCTTGGCAGCTGAAGGGTTTTTTAAGGGCTGA
- the LOC139565346 gene encoding chromobox protein homolog 8-like isoform X3 has protein sequence MDWGIWGNVEYLLKWQGWPPNTLTGELATTVRHLVHFRNVKSPSRSSVNPIPHASKTEGYSTWEPEDHILDPRLVLAYEEKEEKDRALAYRRKGLRPRRLVLRSSLLLQNIYAMDLRSAHKVPDTPRLRLSLTRSMGSELDQGSLPYRAGEGGSVYRRLARRKNKQRVSKPVSDNNSLQPLTRIQDPMEHEWQGAEERPESELTTDTRHSRSECSSPMMEQEVESTTDRVESCGSALGSGDETLGGGALLTVTGAGYSSDGGTSETGQEQMDRTDQSESCVSAEGPKYLNISNRLVDSATEVELGTDTLIDKVERLGTANAIERVEGLGTDYFIDRVEEMGTHILIDRDSTSVVDVGDETVSDGSVVCTDVEVAEEVVENDTKQQGEEVVTQCPDSSGTEVNPGKVIVTDVTINSLTVTFKEALAAEGFFKG, from the exons ATGGATTGGGGTATCTGG GGTAATGTGGAATACTTACTGAAGTGGCAGGGATGGCCACCAAA TACACTGACAGGAGAACTGGCAACCACCGTACGCCATTTGGTGCATTTTCGTAATGTGAAGAGTCCGTCCAGATCCAGCGTTAATCCGATTCCGCACGCATCTAAAACTGAAGG GTACAGCACCTGGGAACCAGAGGACCACATACTGGACCCACGCCTGGTGCTGGCTTATGAAGAGAA GGAGGAGAAGGACCGAGCCCTGGCATACCGCAGGAAAGGACTCAGACCACGGAGACTTGTCTTACGG TCTTCTCTTCTCCTACAGAATATCTATGCCATGGACCTCCGTAGTGCACACAAAGTCCCAGATACCCCTCGTCTGCGCCTCTCCCTTACCCGCTCCATGGGCTCCGAGCTGGACCAGGGCAGTCTGCCATACAGggcgggggagggagggagcgtctACCGCCGCCTGGCAAGACGCAAGAACAAGCAGAGGGTGTCCAAACCTGTGTCTGACAACAATTCCCTTCAACCACTGACCCGCATACAGGACCCCATGGAGCATGAATGGCAAGGCGCAGAGGAGAGACCGGAATCAGAGTTAACCACAGACACAC gGCATAGCCGGTCAGAGTGCAGCTCTCCCATGATGGAGCAGGAGGTGGAGTCGACGACTGACAGAGTGGAGAGTTGTGGTTCCGCACTGGGCTCTGGAGATGAGACATTGGGGGGTGGGGCCTTGTTGACGGTGACAGGGGCAGGGTACAGCTCAGACGGTGGGACCTCTGAAACTGGACAGGAACAAATGGATAGGACTGACCAATCAGAGAGCTGTGTTTCTGCAGAGGGACCAAAATACCTTAACATTAGCAATAGGTTAGTGGACAGTGCCACAGAAGTGGAATTGGGGACAGATACCTTGATTGACAAGGTAGAAAGGTTAGGCACAGCTAATGCTATTGAGAGGGTAGAGGGGTTGGGGACAGATTATTTTATTGACagggtagaggagatggggaCACATATTCTGATTGACAGGGATAGCACTTCAGTGGTGGATGTTGGAGATGAAACCGTGTCTGATGGTTCAGTGGTCTGTACCGATGTTGAGGTTGCCGAGGAAGTGGTGGAGAATGACACAAAACAGCAAGGTGAAGAGGTTGTGACACAGTGTCCAGACAGTAGTGGCACAGAAGTGAATCCTGGCAAAGTGATTGTGACCGATGTGACTATCAACTCTTTGACCGTAACTTTCAAAGAGGCCTTGGCAGCTGAAGGGTTTTTTAAGGGCTGA
- the LOC139565346 gene encoding chromobox protein homolog 8-like isoform X2 encodes MDWGIWGNVEYLLKWQGWPPNTLTGELATTVRHLVHFRNVKSPSRSSVNPIPHASKTEGYSTWEPEDHILDPRLVLAYEEKEEKDRALAYRRKGLRPRRLVLRNIYAMDLRSAHKVPDTPRLRLSLTRSMGSELDQGSLPYRAGEGGSVYRRLARRKNKQRVSKPVSDNNSLQPLTRIQDPMEHEWQGAEERPESELTTDTRENSLFRHSRSECSSPMMEQEVESTTDRVESCGSALGSGDETLGGGALLTVTGAGYSSDGGTSETGQEQMDRTDQSESCVSAEGPKYLNISNRLVDSATEVELGTDTLIDKVERLGTANAIERVEGLGTDYFIDRVEEMGTHILIDRDSTSVVDVGDETVSDGSVVCTDVEVAEEVVENDTKQQGEEVVTQCPDSSGTEVNPGKVIVTDVTINSLTVTFKEALAAEGFFKG; translated from the exons ATGGATTGGGGTATCTGG GGTAATGTGGAATACTTACTGAAGTGGCAGGGATGGCCACCAAA TACACTGACAGGAGAACTGGCAACCACCGTACGCCATTTGGTGCATTTTCGTAATGTGAAGAGTCCGTCCAGATCCAGCGTTAATCCGATTCCGCACGCATCTAAAACTGAAGG GTACAGCACCTGGGAACCAGAGGACCACATACTGGACCCACGCCTGGTGCTGGCTTATGAAGAGAA GGAGGAGAAGGACCGAGCCCTGGCATACCGCAGGAAAGGACTCAGACCACGGAGACTTGTCTTACGG AATATCTATGCCATGGACCTCCGTAGTGCACACAAAGTCCCAGATACCCCTCGTCTGCGCCTCTCCCTTACCCGCTCCATGGGCTCCGAGCTGGACCAGGGCAGTCTGCCATACAGggcgggggagggagggagcgtctACCGCCGCCTGGCAAGACGCAAGAACAAGCAGAGGGTGTCCAAACCTGTGTCTGACAACAATTCCCTTCAACCACTGACCCGCATACAGGACCCCATGGAGCATGAATGGCAAGGCGCAGAGGAGAGACCGGAATCAGAGTTAACCACAGACACACGTGAAAACAGTCTATTCA gGCATAGCCGGTCAGAGTGCAGCTCTCCCATGATGGAGCAGGAGGTGGAGTCGACGACTGACAGAGTGGAGAGTTGTGGTTCCGCACTGGGCTCTGGAGATGAGACATTGGGGGGTGGGGCCTTGTTGACGGTGACAGGGGCAGGGTACAGCTCAGACGGTGGGACCTCTGAAACTGGACAGGAACAAATGGATAGGACTGACCAATCAGAGAGCTGTGTTTCTGCAGAGGGACCAAAATACCTTAACATTAGCAATAGGTTAGTGGACAGTGCCACAGAAGTGGAATTGGGGACAGATACCTTGATTGACAAGGTAGAAAGGTTAGGCACAGCTAATGCTATTGAGAGGGTAGAGGGGTTGGGGACAGATTATTTTATTGACagggtagaggagatggggaCACATATTCTGATTGACAGGGATAGCACTTCAGTGGTGGATGTTGGAGATGAAACCGTGTCTGATGGTTCAGTGGTCTGTACCGATGTTGAGGTTGCCGAGGAAGTGGTGGAGAATGACACAAAACAGCAAGGTGAAGAGGTTGTGACACAGTGTCCAGACAGTAGTGGCACAGAAGTGAATCCTGGCAAAGTGATTGTGACCGATGTGACTATCAACTCTTTGACCGTAACTTTCAAAGAGGCCTTGGCAGCTGAAGGGTTTTTTAAGGGCTGA